One window from the genome of Tolypothrix sp. NIES-4075 encodes:
- a CDS encoding ArnT family glycosyltransferase codes for MTNSAVDRWFNNLGKRPALAVTLSILWVILIAWVGYGWNLGSIGLIDETEPLFAEASRQMFVTGDWITPFFNGETRFDKPALIYWCQAIAYAIIGVNEWAVRLPSAMAAIAVISLLFYTLKWYLAKQDELEHISRPTRRWLTAALGAAIIALTPEMIVWGRTGVSDMLLTGCIATALLCFFLGYANEGMGNGEWGMGKRVIPNISSQSSLPNKWYLAFYVLIAGAILTKGPVGIVLPGLIIAAFLLYVGKVREVLREMRFLIGMPIVFGLSVPWYVLVIWRNGWNYINSFFGYHNLERFTEVVNGHRAPWYFYFLVVLLGFAPYSVYLPAAIARLKFWQIKYWRSQERFQQLGLFAFIWFVGVFSFFTIAVTKLPSYVLPLMPAAAILVTLLWSDFLLDKGTPCPPLPHSPTFPLWSGWVNVAFLSAVGVALFHLPELLGKDPAAPNFPQQLQQLNLPMLGGIIWLLSAVIIAVFLLRRFWLPIIGVNLLGLTAFLIVVLMPALFLVDRERQLPLRELSAIAVQAKQPNEELIMVGFKKPTVVFYTHENVNFFKFPELAQEHIQNQAAKKAQPASVLVLSQPKKLIQMNLQPADYENLGSSGAYQLIRVSLKS; via the coding sequence ATGACTAATAGCGCTGTTGACCGATGGTTCAACAATTTAGGAAAGCGTCCGGCTCTGGCTGTGACTCTATCGATTTTGTGGGTGATTTTGATTGCTTGGGTGGGTTATGGATGGAATTTAGGCAGCATTGGCTTGATTGATGAGACAGAGCCGCTGTTTGCCGAAGCTTCCCGCCAAATGTTCGTTACGGGTGATTGGATCACGCCATTTTTCAATGGTGAAACTCGTTTTGATAAGCCTGCTTTGATTTACTGGTGTCAGGCGATCGCCTATGCAATTATTGGAGTGAATGAATGGGCAGTGCGTCTGCCAAGTGCGATGGCAGCGATCGCTGTGATTAGTCTGTTATTTTACACTTTGAAATGGTATTTGGCAAAACAAGACGAGTTAGAGCATATTTCTCGCCCGACTCGACGCTGGTTAACAGCTGCTTTAGGAGCCGCTATCATCGCACTGACTCCAGAAATGATTGTCTGGGGAAGAACGGGTGTCTCAGATATGCTGCTAACTGGATGCATAGCAACAGCTTTGTTATGCTTTTTTCTGGGATACGCAAACGAGGGAATGGGGAATGGGGAATGGGGAATGGGGAAGAGGGTTATTCCCAATATTTCATCTCAATCGTCATTGCCGAATAAGTGGTATTTAGCTTTTTATGTGCTAATTGCTGGGGCGATTTTGACTAAGGGACCGGTGGGAATTGTCTTACCTGGGTTGATTATCGCGGCGTTTCTGCTTTACGTGGGGAAGGTGCGAGAAGTGTTGCGAGAAATGCGCTTTCTCATCGGGATGCCGATCGTCTTTGGTTTATCAGTACCCTGGTACGTGCTGGTAATTTGGCGCAATGGTTGGAATTATATTAACTCGTTTTTTGGCTATCACAACCTAGAACGCTTTACAGAAGTCGTTAATGGTCACAGAGCGCCCTGGTATTTTTACTTTCTAGTGGTACTGTTAGGCTTTGCGCCATACTCAGTTTACTTGCCGGCTGCGATCGCCAGACTGAAGTTTTGGCAAATAAAATACTGGCGCTCTCAAGAACGCTTTCAACAACTTGGTTTATTTGCCTTTATCTGGTTTGTTGGTGTCTTTAGCTTTTTCACCATTGCTGTCACCAAACTCCCCAGTTATGTTTTACCTTTAATGCCAGCAGCAGCGATTTTAGTCACGCTGTTATGGAGCGACTTTCTCTTAGACAAGGGGACTCCTTGTCCCCCACTCCCCCACTCCCCCACTTTTCCCCTCTGGAGTGGCTGGGTAAATGTAGCATTTTTATCGGCGGTAGGAGTGGCATTATTTCACTTACCTGAATTATTAGGTAAAGATCCAGCTGCACCTAACTTTCCCCAACAACTTCAACAGTTAAATTTACCGATGTTGGGGGGTATAATTTGGCTGCTTTCTGCGGTAATTATTGCGGTTTTCTTATTGCGTCGTTTTTGGCTGCCGATTATCGGTGTAAATTTACTAGGATTAACGGCATTTTTAATTGTTGTGCTGATGCCTGCTTTGTTTTTAGTAGATCGTGAGCGTCAGTTGCCTTTAAGAGAATTATCAGCGATCGCAGTCCAAGCAAAACAACCAAATGAAGAATTAATCATGGTTGGCTTTAAAAAACCAACTGTGGTATTTTACACCCATGAAAACGTAAATTTCTTCAAATTTCCTGAGTTGGCTCAAGAGCATATCCAAAACCAAGCAGCGAAGAAAGCACAACCTGCCTCAGTGCTGGTTCTATCTCAGCCAAAAAAGTTGATACAAATGAATTTGCAACCAGCCGATTACGAAAATTTAGGCAGCAGTGGTGCTTATCAATTGATTAGAGTGTCTTTGAAGAGTTAG
- a CDS encoding RNA-guided endonuclease InsQ/TnpB family protein, protein MIIYEFKIKGKDKQYKAIDNAIRTSQFIQNKCLRYWMDNKDKKVDKYALNKHCAVLAAEFPFASELNSMARQSAAERAWGAIARFYDNCKKKVKGKKGFPKFKKHGRSVEYKTSGWKLSDTRKAITFSDNKEIGTLKLKGTYDLNYYSIKQIKRVRLVRRADGYYAQFAIDVDLKVETQPTGQVVGIDLGLKYFIADNKGNVEPSPQFYRKSEKQLNRANRKKSKKFDPRKKKAKQPQSTNYHKARNRYARKHLRVSRQRKEYCKRLAYSVIQSNDLVAYEDLNVKGLVRNRHLAKSISDVGWSTFRSWLEYFGHRYGRATVAVPPHNTSQNCSSCGTKVKKSLSTRTHVCPHCRFVEDRDVNAAINILKLGLSTVGHTGTYAWGDLPSWAIGANLSSNGESTNQESPRQ, encoded by the coding sequence GTGATTATTTACGAGTTCAAAATCAAAGGTAAAGACAAGCAGTACAAGGCAATAGATAATGCTATTCGTACTTCACAATTCATTCAGAACAAGTGTTTACGTTACTGGATGGATAACAAAGATAAAAAAGTTGATAAGTACGCTTTGAATAAACACTGTGCTGTACTGGCTGCTGAATTCCCCTTTGCTTCGGAACTCAATTCTATGGCTAGACAATCTGCGGCTGAGCGTGCTTGGGGTGCGATAGCTCGGTTTTACGATAATTGTAAAAAGAAAGTTAAAGGTAAAAAAGGCTTTCCAAAGTTTAAAAAACACGGTCGTTCTGTTGAGTACAAAACGTCTGGGTGGAAGTTGTCTGATACTCGTAAAGCCATAACCTTTTCAGACAACAAAGAAATAGGAACTCTGAAATTGAAGGGAACCTATGATTTAAACTACTACAGCATTAAACAAATTAAGCGTGTTCGGTTAGTCCGTCGCGCTGATGGCTACTACGCTCAATTTGCGATTGATGTTGATTTGAAGGTTGAAACGCAACCGACAGGTCAAGTAGTGGGTATCGACTTGGGATTGAAGTACTTCATTGCTGATAATAAAGGCAATGTAGAACCGTCACCTCAGTTTTACCGTAAGTCTGAAAAACAGTTGAACCGCGCTAACCGCAAAAAGTCCAAGAAGTTCGACCCTAGAAAGAAGAAAGCGAAACAACCTCAATCAACCAACTACCACAAAGCCAGAAATAGGTATGCACGGAAGCACTTAAGAGTAAGTAGGCAACGAAAAGAGTATTGCAAGAGATTAGCATACTCCGTCATCCAATCTAACGATTTGGTAGCCTATGAAGACTTGAATGTAAAAGGGCTGGTAAGAAACCGACATCTGGCTAAGTCAATCAGTGATGTTGGCTGGTCAACTTTTCGATCATGGCTAGAGTATTTTGGTCATAGGTATGGGAGGGCAACGGTTGCCGTGCCTCCCCATAACACATCTCAAAATTGCTCAAGCTGCGGTACAAAAGTGAAAAAATCTCTATCTACCAGAACCCATGTTTGTCCACATTGTCGTTTTGTCGAAGATAGAGACGTAAACGCAGCTATCAATATCCTGAAATTAGGACTCAGTACCGTGGGGCACACGGGAACCTACGCTTGGGGAGATTTGCCCTCTTGGGCGATTGGTGCAAACCTGTCGTCTAACGGCGAGTCAACGAACCAAGAATCCCCTCGGCAATAG
- a CDS encoding DUF565 domain-containing protein, translating to MQNTRLNNLSNAIATRLREWFFNPWRRISLLLISFLFGFFLGSAVATTAGQTAEWDIVVAGTLVVITEVSSRIFYRSSILARRSLWIESLNYLKVGFIYSLFLEAFKLGS from the coding sequence ATGCAAAATACTCGTCTCAATAATTTGTCGAATGCCATTGCTACCCGCCTCAGAGAATGGTTTTTCAATCCTTGGCGGCGAATATCGCTGCTATTGATTAGTTTTTTGTTCGGTTTTTTTTTGGGATCGGCAGTTGCTACCACAGCCGGACAAACGGCTGAATGGGACATTGTGGTAGCCGGAACTTTAGTAGTAATAACGGAGGTTAGTAGCCGAATATTTTATCGTAGCAGCATTTTAGCAAGGCGATCGCTCTGGATAGAATCCCTAAACTATTTAAAAGTTGGTTTTATCTACAGCTTATTTCTCGAAGCTTTTAAGCTGGGATCGTGA
- a CDS encoding glycerate kinase produces the protein MPDFDQLRLFKSVYPAFSEFCETTLHRQADAMLDVLRHLWIPLAMQLASRRQELGRPFIQGILGGQGTGKTTMCAVLTLILKELGYHTLSLSLDDLYKTYSDRLKLTQQDPRLIWRGPPGTHDIDLGLTVLDRIRQLQSPVAVPRFDKSAYGGAGDRITPEIVEGIDIVLFEGWFVGVQPIDPAAFDTAPPPIITDEDKAFARDMNRQLSDYLPLWQRLDSLIVLYPKDYRCSLEWRLQAEQQMIAAGKSGMSEKEIEQFVYYFWRSLHPELFIKPLVTMPTLVDLVIKINTDHSFGAVYQPEDVC, from the coding sequence ATGCCCGACTTTGACCAATTACGTCTGTTTAAATCTGTCTACCCAGCTTTTAGCGAGTTTTGCGAAACTACGCTACATCGTCAAGCCGACGCGATGTTAGATGTGTTGCGGCATTTGTGGATACCTTTGGCAATGCAATTAGCATCGCGTCGCCAAGAGTTGGGGCGTCCATTTATACAGGGAATTTTAGGAGGACAGGGAACCGGGAAAACGACAATGTGCGCGGTTCTTACCTTGATTTTGAAAGAGTTGGGATATCATACCCTGAGTTTATCATTAGATGACTTATACAAAACTTATAGCGATCGCCTGAAATTAACACAGCAAGACCCCCGTTTAATTTGGCGCGGTCCCCCAGGAACCCATGATATAGACTTAGGCTTAACTGTATTAGATCGAATTCGCCAGTTACAAAGTCCAGTAGCAGTTCCCCGCTTTGATAAATCTGCTTACGGCGGTGCGGGTGATAGAATCACTCCAGAAATTGTCGAAGGTATAGATATTGTATTATTTGAAGGTTGGTTTGTTGGCGTACAACCCATCGACCCCGCAGCATTTGATACTGCACCGCCACCAATTATTACAGATGAAGATAAAGCATTTGCTCGTGATATGAATCGCCAATTAAGCGATTATCTACCACTGTGGCAGCGATTGGATAGCTTAATCGTGCTGTATCCCAAAGATTACCGATGCTCCTTAGAGTGGCGGCTCCAAGCGGAACAGCAGATGATTGCTGCTGGTAAATCAGGAATGAGCGAAAAAGAAATAGAGCAATTTGTTTATTATTTTTGGCGTTCTCTCCATCCAGAATTATTCATCAAACCGTTGGTAACAATGCCAACATTGGTTGATTTAGTTATCAAAATTAATACTGACCATAGCTTTGGTGCAGTTTATCAACCAGAAGATGTTTGTTAG
- a CDS encoding spore photoproduct lyase family protein, with amino-acid sequence MPDRVVFTPAALEESYGQQILQRFKSLNLPVEELPRNRLTGLRGESDRDTYDIAKRTLAVVTAPPSSFKLSPIPPSADWQFHIAEGCPAHCQYCYLAGSLQGPPVIRVFANLPQILQNLAAYEQPNKATSFEVSCYTDPLGIEHLTGSLAECIRYFGTRENGYLRTVSKFDGVDNLLDLPHNGHTRMRMSVNAAPVSGRFEGGTAPVASRLNALRRLALPQSKGGGGYPVGLVIAPIMPIDDWEAHYTRLFDSISEALDFDCDLTFELISHRFTPGSKEVLQTWYPQSKLDMDEATRSVKRNKFGGTKYVYDGETMKMLRRFFESEIQRRFPQGRILYWT; translated from the coding sequence ATGCCCGATCGCGTAGTATTTACACCCGCAGCCTTAGAAGAATCTTATGGGCAGCAGATATTACAGCGCTTCAAGTCTCTTAATTTACCTGTAGAAGAGTTGCCGCGAAATCGCCTGACAGGTTTGCGGGGTGAGAGCGATCGCGACACTTATGATATAGCCAAGCGTACTCTCGCAGTCGTCACCGCACCCCCCAGTTCTTTCAAACTAAGTCCCATCCCCCCTTCCGCCGACTGGCAATTTCACATCGCCGAAGGTTGTCCGGCACATTGTCAATACTGCTATCTTGCAGGTAGTTTGCAAGGTCCGCCAGTTATCCGCGTCTTTGCCAACTTGCCGCAAATATTGCAAAATCTCGCAGCATACGAGCAACCGAATAAAGCCACAAGTTTTGAAGTTAGCTGCTATACTGACCCCTTAGGTATTGAGCATTTGACAGGCAGCCTCGCTGAATGCATTCGCTACTTTGGCACACGGGAGAACGGATATCTGCGTACTGTTTCCAAATTTGACGGAGTAGATAATTTACTCGACTTACCGCACAACGGTCATACGCGCATGAGGATGAGTGTCAATGCTGCGCCTGTTTCCGGTCGATTTGAGGGCGGTACCGCACCAGTAGCTTCCCGGCTTAATGCCTTGCGGCGCTTGGCGTTACCCCAGTCAAAAGGTGGTGGCGGTTATCCCGTGGGGTTGGTAATTGCCCCAATTATGCCTATAGACGATTGGGAAGCACATTATACTCGTTTATTTGATTCTATCAGTGAAGCATTAGATTTTGATTGTGACTTGACTTTTGAATTAATTTCCCATCGCTTCACACCTGGGTCAAAAGAGGTATTACAAACCTGGTATCCTCAATCAAAGTTAGATATGGACGAAGCGACACGCAGCGTTAAGCGTAACAAGTTTGGCGGCACAAAGTATGTTTACGATGGTGAAACAATGAAGATGCTGCGCCGCTTTTTTGAAAGTGAGATTCAACGGCGTTTTCCTCAAGGTCGCATTCTCTACTGGACTTAG
- a CDS encoding protein adenylyltransferase SelO, with amino-acid sequence MTLAETQNDASNNPFVALNYEPALESLGDDYYDEVAAAEFPQHTLRWRNDALLPRLGLNPQAVTDEDFIVAFGKFEGRKPLLALRYHGYQFGEYNPGLGDGRGFLYGQVRGTDGELYDFGTKGSGRTPYSRGGDGMLTLKGGVREVLAAEALHYMGVRTSRCLSLIETGLPLWRGDEPSPTRSSVMIRMSKSHIRFGTFERLHYLKRPDLTKRLLDHVIEQYYSHLVATQDKYALFYAELVKRVAELAAQWMAAGFCHAVLNTDNMSITGESFDYGPYAFIPSYDPYFVAAYFDYYGRYSYSHQPLVCKLNLEMLQEPLKSVFAQDDMESGLSNFDEHYHNEYRSFMLKKLGFEQLPVSEAEELLKATIEFLKMYPVSYHHFFAEMASSFSNKWGDNASDILRDSEIGQSLGATELFVNWSGIYHRILTNLAPEEVEKIGKCLTRYNPQTPLLRPVIESIWEAIAQENNWQPFYELLEKIRLGQ; translated from the coding sequence ATGACTTTGGCTGAAACTCAAAACGACGCTTCTAACAATCCCTTTGTTGCTCTCAACTACGAACCAGCTTTAGAATCTCTAGGGGATGACTACTACGACGAAGTTGCAGCAGCAGAATTTCCCCAACACACCCTGCGCTGGCGTAACGACGCACTCCTTCCGCGTTTGGGGCTAAATCCCCAAGCAGTAACAGACGAAGATTTTATTGTCGCCTTTGGCAAATTTGAAGGGCGCAAACCATTGTTAGCGCTGCGTTACCACGGCTATCAATTCGGTGAATACAATCCCGGCTTGGGTGATGGCAGAGGCTTTCTCTACGGGCAAGTACGCGGCACTGATGGCGAATTGTACGACTTTGGCACAAAAGGTTCTGGAAGAACGCCTTACTCCCGTGGTGGAGATGGAATGCTCACACTCAAAGGTGGTGTGCGCGAAGTTCTCGCGGCAGAAGCACTACATTATATGGGCGTGCGAACCTCGCGCTGTTTGAGCTTAATTGAAACAGGTTTACCTTTGTGGCGCGGTGATGAACCTTCTCCGACTCGCTCATCAGTAATGATAAGAATGAGCAAATCTCATATTCGCTTTGGCACTTTTGAACGACTGCACTATCTTAAACGTCCAGATTTAACCAAAAGGCTTTTAGACCACGTAATTGAACAGTATTACTCACATTTAGTCGCCACACAAGATAAATACGCTTTATTTTATGCAGAATTAGTTAAGCGCGTAGCCGAACTAGCAGCGCAATGGATGGCAGCGGGCTTTTGTCATGCCGTCTTAAATACTGACAATATGTCGATTACGGGTGAGAGTTTTGACTATGGACCTTATGCATTTATTCCGAGTTACGATCCGTACTTTGTCGCTGCGTATTTCGATTATTATGGGCGCTACTCCTACAGCCATCAACCGTTGGTTTGCAAGTTGAATTTGGAAATGCTGCAAGAACCGTTAAAAAGTGTTTTTGCTCAAGATGACATGGAATCTGGGCTATCAAATTTTGATGAGCATTATCATAATGAATATCGCTCTTTCATGTTGAAAAAATTGGGTTTTGAGCAGTTGCCTGTATCAGAAGCGGAAGAACTTTTAAAGGCAACTATTGAATTTTTAAAGATGTATCCAGTTAGTTATCATCACTTTTTTGCGGAAATGGCTAGCAGCTTTTCTAATAAGTGGGGAGATAATGCCAGTGATATCCTCAGAGATTCTGAGATAGGGCAATCTTTAGGAGCAACAGAGTTATTTGTCAATTGGTCTGGTATATATCATCGAATTTTGACTAATTTAGCTCCAGAAGAGGTAGAAAAAATTGGTAAGTGTTTAACTCGTTATAATCCGCAAACGCCGTTATTAAGACCTGTGATTGAGTCTATTTGGGAAGCGATCGCTCAGGAAAATAATTGGCAACCTTTTTATGAGTTACTTGAAAAAATTCGGTTGGGTCAATAA
- a CDS encoding SMI1/KNR4 family protein, protein MDKLWQIRNKLTQLAILDTTFQIFGSESHQYQFNPCLEEAEIEAFEVKYNIRLPCEYRNFLLEVGNGGTGPGYGLYRLPDLENESEITAIPSKKNEGLLCKPFPLKEAWNDLTLMMKDKADSESIPYFDSKFVQGTITIAHYGCGIYAMLVITGEQRGKIWIDDRTNDGGIYPATLNFCHYFHADDPDDFQSSEEEQEPLSFYDWYEDWLNQSLLQVL, encoded by the coding sequence ATGGATAAACTTTGGCAAATAAGAAACAAGTTGACTCAATTAGCAATTTTAGATACAACATTTCAAATTTTTGGCTCAGAATCACACCAATATCAATTTAACCCTTGCTTGGAGGAAGCTGAAATTGAAGCTTTTGAAGTTAAATACAATATTCGGCTTCCCTGTGAATATCGAAACTTTTTGCTAGAAGTTGGTAATGGCGGTACTGGACCAGGATACGGTTTATACAGGCTACCAGATTTGGAAAATGAAAGTGAAATAACAGCAATACCGAGTAAAAAAAATGAAGGTTTATTGTGCAAACCATTTCCCTTAAAAGAGGCGTGGAATGATTTAACTTTGATGATGAAAGACAAAGCTGATTCTGAAAGCATCCCTTACTTTGATAGCAAATTTGTTCAGGGAACTATCACTATTGCACATTATGGTTGTGGGATTTACGCTATGTTAGTTATTACTGGAGAACAAAGAGGAAAAATTTGGATAGATGACCGGACTAATGATGGTGGTATCTATCCTGCTACTTTGAATTTTTGTCATTATTTCCATGCTGACGATCCAGATGACTTTCAATCATCTGAAGAAGAACAGGAACCTTTAAGTTTTTATGATTGGTATGAGGATTGGCTCAACCAAAGTCTACTGCAAGTTCTTTAA
- the rimJ gene encoding ribosomal protein S5-alanine N-acetyltransferase — translation MIFEPPLITSDRLLLRLATTYDIPQIINYFTENKIYLTPFYPQWNEKFFTQEYWQIQVEIDLQEFLNDLALKLFIFVQSEPTTIIGNINFRNIIRGAAQFCSVGYSIAETEQSKGYMTEALNAAIEYVFQELNLHRIMANYMPHNQRSGNLLKRLGFLVEGYARDYLLINGQWQDHILTSLTNPNWQP, via the coding sequence ATGATATTTGAACCGCCATTGATAACAAGCGATCGCCTATTATTACGACTAGCGACCACATATGATATACCGCAAATTATAAACTACTTCACAGAAAACAAAATCTATCTTACACCATTCTATCCTCAATGGAACGAAAAATTTTTCACACAAGAATATTGGCAGATACAAGTAGAGATAGATTTACAAGAATTTCTCAATGACCTAGCATTAAAATTGTTTATTTTTGTTCAGTCAGAACCAACTACAATTATCGGCAATATTAACTTTCGTAACATTATCCGGGGAGCCGCTCAATTTTGTTCTGTAGGATACAGTATTGCCGAAACTGAACAAAGTAAAGGTTATATGACAGAAGCACTAAACGCAGCAATTGAATATGTCTTTCAAGAATTAAATTTACACCGAATAATGGCAAACTATATGCCTCACAATCAGCGTAGCGGCAATTTGCTCAAAAGGCTAGGATTTCTTGTTGAAGGATATGCCAGAGACTATTTATTAATTAATGGACAATGGCAAGACCACATTCTCACAAGTCTGACAAATCCTAACTGGCAACCTTAG